From Thalassotalea euphylliae, the proteins below share one genomic window:
- a CDS encoding IS630 family transposase (programmed frameshift) has product MHHPTELKKLAQQESNARVRMRLLAIYHFSLGQNRAQIAQLLGVARGSVNKWVNSYLSAGLKGLQSKVNKGRPSKLSQAQLNQLSAFVLSHAEKNSGGRLIGEDIQQFIAQEFDVTYSLRNIYHLLHALGFSWITSRSKHPKQSEQAQAVFKNFRLETILNTPWHVQPEDVDVWFQDEARFGQQNQVTRTWAKKGSRPRAVKQQQFDYGYLFGAVCPSTGQTEALITPLVNKAMMTEHLSQISKATPQGRHAVVIIDGAGWHTMDTASPFSNLTLIKLPPYSPELNPIEQVWQWLRQHCLSNRVFSGFDEIVEQVSVAWNTFISDIDRVKKLCTRDWIKVVR; this is encoded by the exons ATGCATCACCCAACAGAATTAAAAAAGCTCGCCCAACAAGAAAGTAACGCGAGAGTCCGAATGAGGTTGCTCGCCATTTATCACTTTTCACTTGGTCAAAATAGAGCGCAAATAGCTCAATTACTCGGTGTTGCTCGAGGCAGCGTTAATAAATGGGTTAACAGCTACCTATCGGCAGGGCTTAAAGGGCTGCAATCCAAAGTAAACAAGGGGAGACCCTCCAAACTCTCACAAGCGCAACTGAATCAGCTGTCAGCATTTGTGTTGTCCCATGCAGAAAAAAACAGTGGCGGTAGACTGATTGGGGAAGATATTCAACAGTTCATTGCTCAAGAATTTGATGTGACTTATTCACTACGCAATATCTATCACCTGCTCCATGCGCTCGGCTTTAGTTGGATAACGAGCCGCTCCAAGCATCCTAAGCAATCCGAACAAGCCCAAGCGGTTTTTAAAAAC TTCCGACTGGAAACGATCCTTAACACCCCATGGCATGTCCAGCCCGAAGACGTTGATGTGTGGTTCCAAGATGAGGCTCGTTTTGGCCAGCAAAATCAAGTAACAAGAACGTGGGCGAAAAAAGGAAGTCGTCCACGGGCGGTTAAACAACAGCAGTTTGACTACGGCTATTTATTTGGTGCTGTTTGCCCTTCGACAGGCCAAACCGAAGCGCTAATTACGCCGCTCGTCAATAAAGCGATGATGACAGAGCACTTGTCTCAAATATCCAAAGCTACACCTCAGGGTAGACATGCGGTGGTTATCATTGATGGTGCGGGGTGGCATACAATGGATACAGCTAGTCCATTTTCTAATCTTACGCTAATCAAGTTGCCACCCTATTCACCAGAGCTAAACCCAATTGAGCAAGTGTGGCAATGGTTACGCCAGCACTGCTTATCTAATCGTGTATTCAGCGGGTTTGATGAAATAGTAGAGCAGGTTTCAGTCGCTTGGAACACATTCATTTCGGATATTGATAGAGTGAAAAAACTCTGTACTCGCGATTGGATCAAGGTGGTCAGATAA
- a CDS encoding CBU_0592 family membrane protein — MSLSLFADIIGMTGTFLVVLAFFLIQLEKLSPKGMAYNLLNLTGAILLLISLCINFNLASFVIEIFWIAASLVGIYRYYQREPAQTS, encoded by the coding sequence ATGTCTCTTAGTTTATTTGCCGATATTATCGGTATGACAGGCACGTTTTTAGTGGTGCTTGCTTTCTTTTTAATTCAGTTAGAAAAACTTAGCCCAAAAGGCATGGCGTATAACTTGTTAAATTTAACTGGTGCCATTTTACTGCTGATCAGCCTGTGTATTAACTTTAATCTGGCGAGCTTTGTGATTGAAATTTTCTGGATCGCAGCGTCATTGGTTGGTATTTACCGTTATTATCAGCGAGAGCCAGCACAGACCAGTTAA
- a CDS encoding SOS response-associated peptidase produces MCGRLNIIDDPIAQFINDVLGIEFNLETNPDLRPSEDIAAIICPGGQFQQLNATWGIQPEWSNRLLINAQAETVNTKPTFKAAFGHSRCLVPCSGWYEWKAENGKKEKYAFTHANKQPFLMAGILYDLAAPKLVTLTTSPNEKCGEIHQRMPVLIQPAHIDYWFNAQPDELSPLMDAINDDHISIKLA; encoded by the coding sequence ATGTGTGGCCGATTAAACATTATTGACGATCCTATCGCACAATTTATTAACGATGTGTTAGGGATTGAATTTAACCTTGAAACCAACCCTGATTTGCGCCCTTCTGAGGATATTGCCGCCATTATTTGCCCCGGCGGGCAATTTCAACAACTCAATGCGACATGGGGTATTCAGCCTGAGTGGTCAAATCGACTACTCATCAACGCACAAGCTGAAACCGTCAACACTAAGCCAACATTTAAAGCAGCGTTTGGCCACAGCCGTTGTTTAGTCCCTTGTTCAGGTTGGTACGAATGGAAAGCCGAGAATGGCAAGAAAGAAAAATATGCCTTCACGCACGCCAATAAACAACCGTTCTTAATGGCGGGTATACTTTATGACCTTGCCGCCCCCAAGTTGGTTACCTTAACCACTAGCCCCAACGAAAAATGCGGCGAAATTCACCAACGCATGCCTGTGCTAATCCAACCAGCGCATATCGACTACTGGTTCAATGCGCAACCAGATGAACTTAGCCCTTTGATGGACGCCATCAATGACGATCATATTTCAATCAAGCTAGCTTAG
- a CDS encoding TIGR04141 family sporadically distributed protein encodes MAVKKRSIELSVCLVKSEYADHLDSQLIDTSKCLAPFELDIGDSSTSLYIKKESKSQPGWIEFLASAPGVSAEMLGESLSIGATLIIRVSENTFILSFGQGHFLRNDEIIVREFGLKVVLNSIVADDIRSLDKATGELTSLNARTQSSKGGDIYNLLIDTEMDFLQALSAKVRDEFTDLFGVKISGRDVLKISPKIDIFDLVPTLTACYNQYKKPLPSEFTWVDNIKRVTDKPLIADLKNELVVLLNSSSAKDLAWLGEPEVVDHEQLQGYSFTEKSKELDLFLRLDHLLEVLEKKSGSKPFTIKILENQTIWARMSDGRVLYSWSAYRCINTEIKYKGNTYLLRSGEWFNLASSYQQAVDDALKPIPINKIKLPAYTHNSEGLYNNDAATQIGGHCLDAKNIIHGGRHSKIEFCDLLQVKSHTNLIHVKRYSGSATLSHLFYQAQVSSELLKVDADFRKKLNEKLPAEAKFTDVFATPNTDNYHVVFGIVTKKNLPLDLPFFSKITLKNAHRSLIALGYKVSITVIDIEQNIDVKSIAPIKAKLS; translated from the coding sequence ATGGCAGTTAAGAAAAGATCGATAGAACTTTCTGTATGTTTAGTTAAAAGCGAGTATGCAGATCATTTGGACTCACAACTCATCGATACGTCTAAATGTCTAGCTCCTTTTGAGCTAGATATCGGCGACTCAAGTACGTCGTTGTATATTAAAAAAGAGTCAAAGTCGCAACCAGGATGGATAGAATTTTTAGCGTCTGCACCCGGAGTTTCAGCAGAAATGCTCGGAGAATCACTTAGCATTGGTGCAACATTGATTATTCGAGTTAGTGAAAACACATTTATCCTCTCTTTTGGGCAAGGTCACTTTCTACGCAATGACGAAATTATTGTCAGAGAGTTCGGATTAAAAGTGGTCTTAAACTCAATTGTTGCAGACGACATTCGCAGCCTTGATAAGGCTACTGGCGAATTAACTTCGCTAAATGCCAGAACACAAAGTAGTAAAGGAGGTGATATCTATAACCTGCTTATTGATACGGAAATGGACTTTCTTCAGGCTCTTTCAGCAAAAGTTAGAGACGAGTTCACGGATTTATTCGGTGTTAAAATATCTGGTCGAGATGTGCTAAAAATTAGTCCTAAGATAGATATTTTTGATTTAGTTCCTACCCTAACTGCCTGTTACAACCAGTACAAGAAGCCACTGCCGAGTGAATTTACTTGGGTTGATAATATAAAGCGAGTAACGGACAAGCCGCTAATTGCAGATCTTAAAAATGAGCTGGTGGTCTTGTTAAACAGTAGCTCTGCTAAAGATTTAGCATGGTTGGGTGAGCCTGAAGTGGTAGACCATGAGCAGCTACAAGGGTATTCATTTACCGAGAAGAGTAAGGAACTTGATTTATTTCTTAGGCTTGATCATTTGCTAGAGGTACTGGAAAAAAAATCTGGCAGCAAGCCATTCACAATAAAAATACTGGAAAATCAAACTATCTGGGCACGAATGAGTGACGGTCGTGTACTCTATAGCTGGTCTGCATACCGGTGTATTAACACTGAGATAAAGTACAAAGGTAATACTTATCTACTAAGGAGTGGTGAATGGTTTAATCTTGCTTCATCTTACCAACAGGCTGTTGATGATGCGTTAAAACCTATTCCTATCAATAAAATAAAATTACCTGCTTATACGCATAACAGCGAAGGCTTGTATAATAACGATGCAGCTACGCAAATAGGTGGTCATTGCCTTGATGCTAAAAATATAATTCATGGCGGTCGACACAGTAAAATTGAATTTTGTGACTTGCTACAGGTTAAGAGTCATACAAACTTAATTCACGTTAAGCGCTATAGCGGTTCTGCTACTTTAAGCCATCTATTCTATCAGGCTCAAGTTTCTAGTGAGCTGCTAAAAGTCGATGCAGATTTTAGAAAAAAACTCAACGAGAAGTTACCCGCAGAAGCAAAGTTTACTGATGTTTTCGCAACACCAAATACTGACAACTATCATGTAGTGTTTGGCATAGTAACGAAGAAAAACTTGCCGCTAGATTTACCATTTTTCTCAAAGATCACACTGAAAAATGCCCATAGGTCATTGATAGCACTTGGTTACAAAGTGTCGATTACAGTGATCGATATTGAACAGAATATTGATGTAAAGTCTATTGCGCCGATCAAAGCAAAATTATCATAA
- a CDS encoding winged helix-turn-helix domain-containing protein, whose product MENSPKPIYLIDDFEFVPARFLLIDHRPEKGGQERKLEPKQSKILELFAQHQGEIVSREVLEREVWAGTIVSEQAVNNKISELRKLFGDNYKAPKYLKTHPQLGYELIAPISLLNEVKPEPAEPDQYSLAPVSTEHLPIKSSYHAAFFYLICIAMVVGGGFYLYKVLENTHQHEKKAVSLSPVTVEKGQEFSLNVRRDGQLTYSYRPLGAENWRIKIKSADGMKERYITDENEDSNSPVWLGNTDVIFYIKNIGNSCSIWRADDVWQKNVHKRLAGCGNLASITPLSVGDKQEWLYFSRFNGQSKFELARLNIETLNAETLVAPPSASFGDYSSTISPDGKKLAFLRASSYSQVDIMVLELATGAIKHILTVTHNIYRTSWDNSSETLYYIDQDNRLVAQNTEDGEITLLASLQQKSLAPYLDYDGVPYIVEGDFHVADIWEGDVSTEQYQEIVASSYQDYGVEVSGETTLFTSNRSGLPQIWLKSKGAPTQLTSFKRYSAIKDKHLNTDLNVLFFIQDNELYRLGIDSQKLVKLTPAGWRVESLVSDCKTGESLFTAKSNGIWSLYRFDNAAQRPIKVLSDIYQISADCDFNKYYGQQFTGLGLVEISLYDQTTYKLSFAELAKITSIEWQVNNNRLYILDKNKLVSFDLLTNKLVLSHDFSDEFVVHTFDVDAGRQYFTAKRQTEMEIKKIIFN is encoded by the coding sequence ATGGAAAATTCACCTAAACCTATTTATTTGATTGACGACTTCGAGTTTGTACCTGCTCGCTTTTTGCTTATCGACCATCGCCCTGAAAAAGGTGGGCAAGAGAGAAAGTTAGAACCCAAGCAATCTAAAATCCTTGAACTGTTTGCGCAACATCAGGGGGAAATTGTTTCTAGAGAAGTATTGGAGCGAGAGGTTTGGGCTGGCACTATTGTTTCTGAGCAAGCCGTTAATAATAAAATATCAGAGTTAAGAAAGCTGTTTGGGGATAACTACAAAGCCCCCAAATACTTAAAAACCCACCCCCAACTGGGCTATGAGTTAATTGCTCCTATAAGTTTACTTAACGAAGTAAAACCTGAACCTGCTGAGCCAGACCAATATTCTTTAGCGCCCGTATCAACTGAACATTTACCAATAAAATCTAGTTATCACGCCGCTTTTTTTTACCTAATTTGTATTGCGATGGTAGTTGGAGGAGGGTTTTACTTGTACAAGGTGCTTGAAAACACTCACCAACATGAAAAAAAAGCGGTTAGCCTCTCACCTGTGACTGTTGAAAAGGGGCAGGAATTTAGCCTGAATGTTAGGCGTGACGGCCAACTAACCTACAGCTATCGCCCATTGGGAGCGGAAAATTGGCGAATAAAAATTAAATCCGCTGACGGCATGAAAGAGCGTTATATAACAGATGAAAACGAAGATTCAAATTCACCTGTATGGCTTGGTAATACAGATGTTATTTTTTATATAAAAAATATCGGTAATAGCTGTTCCATCTGGCGCGCAGACGATGTGTGGCAAAAAAATGTTCACAAGCGTTTGGCTGGTTGCGGCAATTTAGCCAGCATTACCCCATTGAGCGTTGGTGATAAACAAGAATGGCTTTATTTTTCGAGATTTAACGGCCAGTCTAAGTTTGAGCTGGCACGTTTGAATATTGAAACCCTTAATGCAGAAACGTTAGTCGCTCCACCTAGTGCCAGCTTTGGCGACTATTCGAGCACTATTTCGCCTGATGGTAAAAAGTTAGCTTTCTTACGAGCATCATCCTATTCGCAGGTGGATATTATGGTACTTGAACTAGCCACGGGGGCAATAAAACACATACTCACGGTAACACACAATATATACAGGACAAGTTGGGATAATAGCAGCGAAACTCTTTATTACATTGATCAAGATAATAGATTAGTGGCTCAAAATACCGAGGATGGTGAGATTACTTTATTGGCCAGCCTGCAACAAAAATCACTAGCACCTTACCTTGATTATGATGGTGTTCCCTACATTGTTGAGGGGGATTTTCATGTGGCTGATATTTGGGAAGGCGATGTGTCTACTGAACAATATCAGGAAATAGTCGCTTCCAGTTATCAAGATTACGGTGTTGAGGTGTCAGGTGAAACCACTTTGTTTACCTCTAATCGAAGTGGTTTGCCGCAGATATGGCTTAAAAGCAAAGGTGCTCCAACTCAATTGACTTCATTTAAAAGATACAGTGCGATAAAAGATAAGCACTTAAATACAGATCTAAATGTCCTATTTTTTATTCAGGATAACGAACTTTATCGACTTGGTATCGACTCCCAAAAACTAGTAAAGCTCACACCAGCAGGTTGGCGAGTTGAAAGCCTAGTGTCGGATTGTAAAACAGGAGAGTCGCTTTTTACCGCAAAGTCTAACGGTATATGGAGTTTGTATCGTTTTGATAATGCGGCGCAGCGGCCAATAAAAGTCTTGTCAGATATTTACCAAATAAGTGCTGATTGTGATTTTAATAAATATTATGGCCAGCAATTTACCGGATTAGGCTTGGTTGAAATCAGCTTGTATGATCAGACAACATACAAATTATCGTTTGCCGAATTAGCGAAAATAACCAGCATTGAGTGGCAAGTAAATAATAACCGTCTTTATATTTTGGATAAAAATAAGCTGGTTAGTTTCGACTTGTTAACCAATAAGCTGGTGCTATCGCATGATTTCAGTGATGAGTTTGTGGTACACACATTTGATGTCGATGCAGGACGACAGTATTTTACCGCCAAAAGACAAACAGAAATGGAAATAAAAAAGATAATTTTCAATTAG
- a CDS encoding efflux RND transporter periplasmic adaptor subunit, with protein sequence MDIPQRESLSARLSRRATILGGVTLMLFIGYFALDALSSPFGADEKVAADTVRHTTLEVSTKAFGYLKPNRQILLIAATPGLVEKIHVKPGVILAEGEPILTLNNTALVEKLAQQELEILELDADLQMLKANLNKEERTINNELAITKGQLAISEIELEAKSKLFDEHIVSAIDFKKSQLQVEQGKLNLQLRSDNLQSFIEAKTAHLASAKLKLEKAKQALKYTQKGLNNLVVRAPFTGLFNHLSDSIELGAHLNAGEILGAISDPESLYAELSVAAVNASDLALNQLVVLNIKGAAVTGTISRISPNVNDNQVSFDVIPRNDMPAMARPNLEISGKVITDNLGISMVVNKPQAVKHSHTTYSLYVKTADADYYQPTEVKVGKIADGKMQVITGLNTNDSVLMSTPKELGNQPKIVVEELHGQTVN encoded by the coding sequence ATGGATATTCCTCAACGTGAATCACTTTCTGCGCGTTTAAGCAGGCGCGCAACAATATTGGGCGGGGTTACCCTAATGCTCTTCATTGGCTATTTTGCGCTTGACGCCCTCTCTTCGCCATTTGGCGCAGATGAAAAGGTTGCCGCTGACACTGTGAGGCACACTACGCTTGAAGTAAGTACTAAAGCATTCGGCTATTTAAAGCCTAACCGACAAATCTTACTCATTGCAGCTACCCCAGGTTTAGTTGAGAAAATCCATGTAAAACCCGGGGTTATTTTGGCAGAAGGCGAACCTATTTTGACCCTCAACAACACAGCATTAGTTGAGAAATTAGCACAGCAAGAGCTCGAAATACTAGAGCTAGATGCCGACCTCCAAATGCTCAAAGCAAACTTAAACAAGGAGGAACGCACTATCAATAATGAGCTTGCTATTACTAAAGGCCAATTGGCTATTAGTGAAATCGAGCTAGAGGCCAAAAGCAAACTGTTTGACGAGCATATTGTTTCAGCCATTGACTTTAAAAAGTCTCAGTTGCAAGTTGAACAAGGTAAATTAAACCTGCAGTTGAGAAGCGATAACTTACAGTCTTTTATTGAAGCCAAAACGGCTCACTTAGCTTCAGCCAAATTAAAGCTGGAGAAAGCTAAGCAAGCGCTTAAATACACACAGAAAGGGCTCAACAATTTAGTGGTTCGCGCTCCCTTTACAGGGCTATTTAACCACCTGAGCGATAGTATAGAATTGGGGGCACACTTAAATGCTGGCGAAATACTCGGCGCAATTTCTGACCCCGAATCACTTTATGCAGAATTAAGTGTCGCAGCCGTTAACGCCTCCGATTTAGCGCTAAATCAACTCGTGGTACTAAATATTAAGGGTGCAGCCGTCACTGGCACCATCAGCAGGATTTCACCCAATGTTAATGACAATCAAGTGTCTTTTGACGTTATCCCCCGCAACGATATGCCAGCAATGGCTCGTCCAAACTTGGAAATAAGTGGCAAGGTAATTACTGATAATTTAGGTATTAGTATGGTAGTCAACAAGCCGCAAGCGGTTAAGCACAGTCATACGACCTATTCGCTATACGTAAAAACGGCTGACGCTGACTATTATCAACCCACAGAGGTGAAAGTCGGCAAAATAGCCGATGGCAAAATGCAGGTAATTACCGGGCTTAACACCAATGATTCAGTATTAATGAGCACCCCAAAAGAGTTGGGCAACCAGCCGAAAATAGTGGTAGAGGAGCTACATGGACAAACCGTTAATTAA
- a CDS encoding ABC transporter ATP-binding protein gives MDKPLIKVSQLCKSFYHGDTVLPAINNVSFEVYKGDYVAILGRSGSGKSTLLSVLGLLDTPSSGTYELSGHDITQLSFYQQSILRNKHLGWVFQNFNLINDMNVVENITLPLKYNPDIKPAQYRALALASLKKVNLTDKAEQYPSQLSGGQQQRVAIARAIVSNPDLILADEPTGNLDTESGQLIIELLNDINNSGTTVLMVTHDQDIAAACKQSITIENGRIATSHNLRVVA, from the coding sequence ATGGACAAACCGTTAATTAAAGTCAGCCAATTGTGCAAAAGTTTCTATCATGGCGATACCGTACTCCCGGCCATTAATAACGTTAGCTTTGAAGTATACAAAGGCGATTACGTTGCTATTTTGGGACGCTCAGGCAGTGGCAAATCGACCTTGCTATCCGTACTTGGTTTGCTCGATACGCCAAGCTCGGGTACCTACGAGCTTAGCGGCCACGATATCACCCAACTTTCTTTTTATCAGCAAAGTATACTGCGTAACAAACACCTCGGTTGGGTATTTCAGAATTTTAATCTGATCAACGATATGAACGTGGTGGAAAACATCACCCTACCACTAAAATACAACCCTGACATAAAACCAGCACAATATCGTGCGCTGGCTTTGGCTTCTCTTAAAAAAGTCAATTTGACAGATAAGGCAGAGCAGTACCCTTCACAACTGTCAGGCGGTCAACAACAACGTGTCGCTATCGCCCGAGCCATCGTCAGCAATCCTGATCTGATTCTTGCCGATGAGCCAACCGGTAACTTAGATACAGAAAGTGGCCAACTAATTATTGAGCTACTTAATGATATCAACAATAGTGGCACAACGGTATTAATGGTAACTCATGATCAAGATATTGCTGCCGCCTGTAAACAGTCTATCACGATTGAGAATGGCCGCATTGCAACCAGTCATAACTTGCGAGTAGTTGCCTAA
- a CDS encoding ABC transporter permease — translation MPAFDKYFSAISKFKGQLLFLALCFALLNTLFTFILQIGSELLKDRPAFVGSSAELITIGRKNQAGEFSPIRGYNLEQVAKLPEVEEVTTLSFNTTTLYLNNTTALNQTVVYYADNFASLLAIEGALAKVTNLASNDALVSQRFAEQYLSNIKLTEAVLQLTQNGKRYRIAGILPASMDDLGSFTPSVWLKHSELADTMPFRLTVDERAIPAKVAKNQRLTQSLLPGIPHYFGIARLNQPMALSELEQALAQFQRQSDDDVMSFQEAPHDNWLINGVELSPNAKDALFSSWQVLFILSTFFLVLCCIGLLSHVTNMLIKRKQEFMVRIAVGARFSLLARQLIKEQLPVVILVCLSGAVSYVALFHFLTTSSHFSLLIEKLGTNPDWLSWLLGSLLISLFMMLCAVLPLVSLAKRQVFERSSQLTMNKKQALLSYSNDVLQKTIALFAISLSVIVIYQQIIYYTQLNINKQIKEVTFTSHQPISLARNWLDGEVHQFANVTMSGAPFVTPSTQSIKYQPSVSDKVINYTARKIDVASNYFETINANVLAGSMPLEKYGVVLNETAALQLLSGRQVLSDLLGGQITINSAMKSSKLTVTAIVEDLPHFGINKTGIPFVYQHLSQTSQFLNRIVTFYYPASVENEFLPLIDDWAGNSISLRSRIARESLENQLYQLDAIEFILFDLALLLAVLILIVVSFNLYYQQAAFIALNRAKFGTMLALGALPKHIFKELFGKKLAHLGVSIPLALLIVKLVMPLLAKHLTIPDLSAELFGLSVIALILFITLLALLPALQLTSESIKTQMN, via the coding sequence ATGCCAGCTTTTGATAAATATTTTTCCGCGATAAGTAAGTTCAAAGGGCAATTACTTTTTTTAGCACTGTGTTTCGCGCTCCTCAATACCTTGTTCACTTTTATCCTGCAAATTGGTAGTGAGCTCCTCAAAGACCGTCCAGCATTCGTTGGCAGCTCAGCAGAATTAATAACCATAGGTCGAAAAAACCAAGCCGGTGAGTTTTCACCGATAAGAGGCTACAATTTAGAGCAAGTGGCTAAATTGCCGGAAGTTGAAGAGGTCACCACACTATCTTTTAATACGACAACTTTGTACCTGAATAACACCACAGCACTGAACCAAACTGTGGTTTACTACGCAGACAATTTTGCCTCGCTTTTGGCTATAGAAGGGGCACTAGCAAAGGTAACAAACCTGGCTAGCAATGATGCGTTGGTCTCACAGCGATTTGCCGAACAATACCTCTCAAATATCAAGCTGACAGAGGCGGTGTTACAACTTACGCAAAATGGCAAGCGATACCGGATTGCAGGTATTTTACCTGCCTCAATGGATGACCTTGGCAGTTTCACACCATCTGTATGGCTTAAACACAGTGAATTGGCTGACACCATGCCATTTAGGCTTACTGTTGATGAACGCGCTATTCCTGCGAAAGTAGCGAAAAATCAACGATTAACCCAAAGTTTATTACCGGGTATCCCTCACTACTTTGGCATAGCTAGACTGAACCAACCTATGGCACTTAGCGAACTAGAGCAGGCATTGGCTCAATTTCAGCGGCAAAGCGATGATGATGTCATGAGCTTTCAAGAGGCACCTCATGACAACTGGTTAATCAACGGCGTAGAGCTTTCTCCCAACGCCAAAGATGCCTTATTTAGTAGCTGGCAAGTACTCTTTATCCTCTCGACTTTCTTTCTTGTACTCTGTTGCATTGGGCTGCTTTCACACGTGACCAACATGTTGATCAAGAGAAAACAGGAATTTATGGTGCGCATTGCTGTTGGCGCTAGGTTCTCCCTGCTTGCTCGCCAACTCATTAAAGAACAATTGCCTGTTGTTATCTTAGTGTGTTTATCGGGCGCAGTTTCTTATGTTGCGCTATTTCACTTTTTGACAACATCATCGCACTTTTCACTTTTGATAGAGAAACTGGGCACCAACCCAGACTGGTTAAGTTGGCTACTCGGCAGCCTATTAATCAGCCTATTTATGATGTTGTGTGCAGTTTTACCCTTGGTATCGTTGGCGAAGCGACAAGTGTTTGAGCGATCATCTCAACTGACCATGAATAAAAAACAAGCACTGCTAAGCTATAGCAATGACGTACTACAAAAAACGATTGCACTATTCGCTATTTCGCTTTCTGTTATTGTTATTTATCAGCAAATCATTTATTACACGCAATTAAACATTAACAAACAAATCAAAGAAGTAACCTTCACCAGCCACCAGCCGATAAGCCTCGCCAGAAATTGGCTTGACGGAGAGGTCCATCAGTTTGCAAACGTGACTATGTCTGGCGCCCCTTTTGTCACGCCCTCAACACAATCAATTAAATACCAGCCATCGGTCAGTGACAAGGTTATTAACTACACAGCAAGAAAAATCGACGTCGCCAGTAATTATTTTGAAACGATCAATGCGAATGTGCTGGCAGGTAGTATGCCCCTTGAAAAATATGGCGTAGTACTCAACGAAACAGCAGCACTGCAACTTTTATCAGGTAGACAGGTGCTGAGCGACTTACTTGGGGGGCAAATTACCATCAACTCTGCGATGAAAAGCAGCAAACTAACAGTCACCGCCATCGTCGAAGACCTTCCTCATTTTGGTATTAATAAAACAGGTATTCCCTTCGTATATCAACACCTGAGCCAAACTAGCCAATTTTTAAATCGCATCGTCACTTTTTATTACCCTGCCTCAGTAGAAAATGAGTTTTTACCTCTCATCGACGATTGGGCAGGAAACAGTATTTCATTGCGCAGCAGAATAGCGAGAGAGTCACTTGAAAACCAACTTTACCAATTAGATGCAATCGAGTTTATTCTGTTTGACTTAGCACTTTTACTGGCGGTACTTATACTCATTGTTGTGAGTTTTAATCTCTACTATCAACAAGCAGCGTTCATTGCACTGAACCGTGCCAAGTTTGGTACCATGTTAGCTCTGGGGGCGTTACCCAAGCATATTTTTAAAGAGTTATTTGGGAAAAAGCTGGCTCATCTTGGTGTTTCAATTCCACTTGCGCTGCTCATTGTCAAACTTGTCATGCCTTTACTAGCTAAGCATTTAACAATACCTGATTTATCGGCTGAACTGTTCGGGCTAAGTGTAATCGCACTGATACTGTTCATCACCTTACTTGCCTTGCTTCCCGCACTGCAACTCACTAGCGAGTCCATCAAGACACAAATGAATTAA